One genomic segment of Hallerella porci includes these proteins:
- a CDS encoding sugar transferase, whose protein sequence is MLTRITQKQKAFALAKPFAKVYVIFTFVNKDSTPSQFEGLISPQDIGNVVFPAEFFKTRLREEFLRTNRNQHPFLYFKIVTRQYDLVGFNKFDSSFVRAWKIAVLTVLTETKFTDIVGYLDNPDGLGVILIDSDLHVLERLRRKMLINLKKAGLVEMLHKKVRQPVFQVCIYTGLQEKQDQELDASIAKFNKRNNGFFSLKRLFYSDILMQTNKKLEYVKVALKRTFDFVSSLCAIILLSPLLLACALIVKISDPKGPIIFKQTRVGKNGNLFTMYKFRSMYVDAEERKKELEKFNESSGPTFKMKNDPRIYPMGHILRKFSLDELPQLFNILMGDMSVVGPRPPLPSEVKEYLPWHKMRLSVIPGLTCFWQVSGRSDIGFEDWMRLDNKYVRHGNFGTDLQLVAKTFKAVFKSDGAY, encoded by the coding sequence ATGTTGACGAGAATTACGCAAAAGCAAAAAGCTTTCGCCCTTGCAAAGCCGTTTGCAAAAGTTTATGTTATATTTACATTCGTGAATAAAGATTCAACACCATCACAGTTTGAGGGACTGATTTCCCCGCAGGACATCGGCAATGTTGTCTTCCCGGCGGAATTCTTTAAGACGCGTCTCCGCGAAGAATTTCTGCGGACAAATCGAAATCAGCATCCGTTTCTCTATTTTAAAATTGTCACCCGACAATACGATCTCGTCGGATTTAACAAATTCGATTCTTCTTTTGTGCGGGCGTGGAAAATCGCCGTTCTCACCGTTTTAACCGAAACGAAATTCACCGATATCGTCGGCTACTTGGATAATCCCGATGGACTCGGCGTAATCCTTATCGATTCGGATTTGCATGTTCTCGAACGCCTCCGCCGCAAGATGCTTATCAATCTCAAAAAAGCGGGCCTCGTCGAGATGCTTCACAAAAAAGTGCGGCAACCCGTTTTTCAAGTTTGCATTTACACCGGATTACAAGAAAAGCAAGATCAAGAATTGGACGCTTCCATTGCGAAATTCAATAAACGCAACAACGGATTTTTCTCGCTCAAGCGTTTGTTCTATTCCGATATTTTAATGCAGACGAATAAGAAACTCGAATATGTCAAAGTCGCTCTGAAGCGCACATTTGATTTTGTTTCTTCTCTCTGCGCGATTATTTTGCTTTCGCCGCTGCTTCTCGCCTGTGCGCTCATCGTTAAAATCAGCGATCCGAAAGGCCCGATTATTTTTAAGCAAACTCGCGTCGGCAAAAACGGCAATTTATTTACGATGTATAAATTCCGCAGTATGTATGTCGACGCCGAAGAACGCAAAAAAGAATTGGAAAAATTTAACGAATCGAGCGGTCCGACTTTTAAAATGAAAAATGACCCGCGCATTTATCCGATGGGTCACATTCTTCGCAAATTTAGTTTGGACGAATTGCCGCAGCTTTTTAATATTCTCATGGGCGATATGTCAGTCGTGGGACCGCGTCCCCCGCTTCCGTCCGAAGTCAAAGAATATTTGCCGTGGCACAAGATGCGTCTTTCCGTCATCCCGGGACTCACTTGCTTCTGGCAAGTCAGCGGGCGCAGCGACATCGGATTCGAAGATTGGATGCGTCTCGACAACAAGTACGTGCGACACGGAAATTTCGGCACCGACTTACAGCTCGTCGCCAAGACCTTTAAAGCGGTTTTCAAAAGCGACGGGGCTTATTAA
- the dnaX gene encoding DNA polymerase III subunit gamma/tau, whose amino-acid sequence MAYIAMARKWRPKSFNDLVGQEHIAKTIENAISGGRLHHAFLFTGTRGVGKTTSARILARTLNCTGGNPLVPCGKCKSCLDIESGHPMDVIEIDAASNTGVDNIRDLLEQTQYTPMIGKYKVFVIDEVHMLSKGAFNALLKTLEEPPPHVIFIFATTEVNKVPQTILSRVQRFDFKRLSTKQITGRLKYICEQEGISTDAEALGMIAEKADGSMRDALTFFDQAYAFTGNDMNAESVRSVLGIPPNELYFSLLESIENHDIKGTFAVIEKASETGVEFAPLLDGFAKFIRNKLYVKVGGISAESLNISDALFGKLESASPNLSNGDLLRIARILTDLQGNIRRSANPRLLVESAFARMAYLDRVVDLKRALAAINDPASQGAKKKLAEPNFSAPAPVAASTPAAPSANFSSSTASLSSNSPSAPADNSPFAIDFDAPLGGNSSPKNPAPEPQTPPAEPEPPMDDVGMSIDFGGGDFIPEPEEHANLDNFGAEMDAPRQYTRYDVCNAWQELVRSSFSRELGFFATSLNGSYLEHGDFNENPYRLKVVYPASFKWGYDQMMSREDYRNRLETILEDRLQTKVVVSYELLEPKPGEEISSVPLTPWETDLQKEPVLAQFAERFMAELISTRSAPRNAGNTDDCSDQCATTPEE is encoded by the coding sequence ATGGCTTATATCGCAATGGCACGCAAATGGCGGCCGAAATCGTTCAACGATTTGGTCGGTCAAGAGCATATTGCAAAGACGATCGAAAATGCAATTTCGGGCGGACGTTTGCATCACGCATTTCTCTTTACGGGAACGCGCGGCGTGGGTAAAACGACATCGGCTCGTATTCTTGCGCGGACATTAAATTGCACGGGCGGAAATCCGCTAGTTCCTTGTGGCAAATGCAAAAGCTGCTTGGACATCGAAAGCGGTCATCCGATGGATGTGATTGAAATCGATGCAGCTTCTAATACTGGCGTAGACAATATCCGCGATCTCTTGGAACAAACGCAGTACACGCCGATGATCGGCAAGTACAAAGTTTTCGTCATCGACGAAGTGCACATGCTTTCGAAGGGAGCGTTTAATGCGCTTTTGAAAACTCTCGAAGAACCGCCTCCGCATGTGATTTTCATCTTTGCGACGACCGAAGTCAATAAAGTTCCGCAGACGATTCTTTCTCGTGTGCAACGTTTTGATTTCAAACGCCTTTCGACAAAGCAAATCACCGGTCGCTTAAAATATATCTGCGAGCAAGAAGGCATTTCAACCGACGCTGAAGCTCTCGGGATGATCGCCGAAAAAGCGGACGGTTCGATGCGCGATGCGCTCACGTTCTTTGATCAGGCTTACGCATTTACCGGAAACGATATGAACGCCGAATCGGTGCGTTCTGTTCTCGGAATTCCGCCAAACGAATTGTATTTTTCTCTTCTCGAATCCATTGAAAATCACGATATCAAAGGAACATTTGCTGTCATCGAAAAAGCTTCGGAAACGGGAGTGGAATTTGCGCCACTTCTCGATGGATTTGCCAAATTTATCCGCAATAAATTATACGTTAAAGTCGGCGGTATTTCGGCGGAATCTCTCAACATTTCGGATGCGCTTTTCGGAAAATTGGAAAGCGCTTCGCCCAATCTTTCAAACGGCGATTTGCTTCGAATTGCTCGCATTTTAACCGATTTGCAAGGGAACATTCGGCGCAGTGCAAATCCGCGACTTTTGGTGGAATCGGCATTTGCGCGGATGGCTTACTTAGACCGCGTTGTCGATTTGAAACGGGCCTTGGCAGCGATTAACGACCCTGCTTCTCAGGGCGCAAAAAAAAAATTAGCTGAACCGAATTTTTCGGCTCCTGCGCCAGTTGCAGCTTCTACGCCTGCGGCGCCTTCCGCTAATTTTTCAAGTTCAACGGCGTCATTGTCTTCGAATTCACCTTCTGCGCCGGCGGATAATTCTCCGTTTGCGATTGATTTTGATGCGCCTCTCGGCGGAAATTCTTCGCCAAAAAATCCTGCGCCCGAACCGCAAACGCCGCCCGCAGAACCAGAACCGCCGATGGATGACGTGGGAATGTCTATCGATTTTGGCGGCGGCGATTTTATCCCCGAACCCGAAGAACACGCTAATTTGGATAATTTCGGTGCAGAAATGGATGCACCGCGGCAATATACGCGCTACGATGTTTGCAATGCGTGGCAAGAATTGGTCCGCAGCAGTTTTTCGCGCGAACTCGGATTTTTTGCGACGAGCCTCAACGGCTCATATTTGGAACACGGCGATTTTAACGAAAATCCGTATCGTTTGAAAGTCGTTTATCCCGCTTCGTTTAAGTGGGGCTACGATCAAATGATGAGCCGCGAAGATTACCGCAACCGTTTGGAAACGATTCTCGAAGATCGATTGCAGACAAAAGTGGTCGTCTCGTATGAACTTCTCGAGCCGAAGCCGGGCGAAGAAATTTCGTCAGTGCCCTTAACACCATGGGAAACCGATTTGCAAAAAGAACCGGTGCTTGCGCAATTTGCGGAACGCTTTATGGCGGAGCTCATTTCGACGCGTTCTGCGCCGCGGAATGCCGGAAACACGGACGATTGCAGCGATCAATGCGCTACGACTCCCGAAGAATAA
- a CDS encoding homoserine dehydrogenase: protein MRIGLIGTGTIGGGVVEILESKVSEYREKLGLNLELACICAKSEEEVAPYKAKGYATTTDAMTMITDPSINVIVELAGGYEMPRKWITAALENKKHVVTANKAMLAKYGHEIFPLAEKNGCHVLFEAAVGGGIPIIRSIQEGFVGNNVEHLSCIINGTCNYILSRMGESGLSFEDALKEAQANGFAERNPTFDIEGIDSAHKTAILASLCSGKYVDFEKIHVTGVSKITAEDISNAKELGYKIKLLGIYGRGEDGAVDARVHPCLVPNDHLLANVDGVLNAVYLQCDNLGQTLQTGAGAGRLPTASAVVADLVSLARSTDTGARKPLPMGWFNKENAAKLTPIEETYSRYYLRFTTKDSCGVLASITGIFSQNNISIESLIQKDVKDPGKVSIIVVSERSKESKILAALEAIDSLSAIAEKSQMIRFLK, encoded by the coding sequence ATGCGTATTGGACTCATTGGCACCGGAACAATCGGCGGCGGCGTTGTCGAAATTTTGGAATCGAAAGTTTCGGAATACCGCGAAAAGTTGGGCTTAAATTTGGAACTCGCATGCATTTGCGCAAAGAGCGAAGAAGAAGTTGCGCCGTATAAAGCAAAAGGTTATGCGACGACGACCGATGCGATGACGATGATTACCGATCCTTCGATCAATGTAATCGTTGAACTCGCGGGCGGTTACGAAATGCCGCGGAAGTGGATTACCGCAGCTCTCGAAAATAAAAAGCATGTGGTCACAGCGAACAAAGCGATGCTCGCCAAATACGGTCACGAAATTTTCCCGCTCGCCGAGAAGAACGGTTGCCATGTTCTCTTTGAAGCTGCTGTTGGCGGAGGCATTCCCATTATTCGTAGCATTCAAGAAGGATTCGTCGGCAATAACGTTGAACACTTGAGCTGCATTATCAATGGCACTTGCAATTACATTCTTTCTCGCATGGGCGAAAGCGGACTTTCTTTTGAAGACGCATTGAAAGAAGCGCAGGCGAACGGCTTTGCCGAACGCAATCCGACTTTTGACATCGAAGGCATCGACTCGGCGCACAAGACGGCAATTCTTGCAAGCCTTTGCAGCGGCAAGTATGTGGACTTTGAAAAAATTCACGTGACCGGCGTTTCGAAAATCACTGCAGAAGATATTTCAAATGCGAAAGAACTCGGTTATAAAATCAAACTGCTCGGCATTTACGGTCGCGGAGAAGATGGCGCAGTCGATGCTCGCGTGCATCCGTGCCTCGTCCCGAACGATCATCTCTTGGCAAATGTCGATGGCGTTTTGAACGCGGTCTATTTGCAATGCGATAATTTGGGTCAGACTCTTCAAACGGGCGCAGGCGCAGGACGCCTCCCGACGGCAAGTGCCGTCGTCGCAGACTTGGTTTCGTTAGCGCGTTCTACCGATACCGGTGCGCGTAAACCGTTACCGATGGGCTGGTTCAACAAAGAAAATGCAGCAAAATTGACCCCGATCGAAGAAACGTATTCGCGTTATTATCTGCGCTTTACGACGAAGGATTCTTGCGGCGTTCTCGCAAGCATCACGGGCATCTTTAGCCAGAATAATATCTCGATTGAATCCCTCATTCAAAAAGATGTGAAGGATCCGGGCAAGGTAAGCATTATCGTTGTTTCGGAACGTTCGAAGGAAAGCAAAATCCTCGCAGCTCTCGAAGCGATTGATTCGCTTTCGGCAATTGCAGAAAAGAGTCAAATGATTCGCTTCCTCAAGTAA
- a CDS encoding YbaB/EbfC family nucleoid-associated protein: MNMQKMLKDLQKMQSKMVKAQSELQAQSFEAEAGGGMVKVVLNGQGIMTSIKINPDAVDKDDVEALEDLVMAAVNSAVKKKDDQSKASMEELIPAGMKIPGLM; this comes from the coding sequence ATGAACATGCAAAAAATGTTGAAGGATTTGCAGAAAATGCAATCGAAAATGGTCAAAGCTCAAAGCGAACTTCAAGCGCAAAGCTTTGAAGCCGAAGCGGGCGGCGGCATGGTGAAAGTCGTCTTGAATGGTCAAGGCATTATGACTTCGATTAAAATCAATCCGGATGCAGTCGATAAAGATGACGTGGAAGCTCTCGAAGATTTGGTGATGGCTGCGGTCAATTCTGCGGTCAAGAAAAAAGATGACCAATCGAAAGCGAGCATGGAAGAATTGATTCCTGCGGGCATGAAAATCCCTGGACTTATGTAA
- the pheT gene encoding phenylalanine--tRNA ligase subunit beta produces MKVSLNWLRRHVDLPESAEDVAKALTSIGLEVEGMEEPAKQYEKLVVAKVLTCEAHPDSDHLHITTVNDGKETLQVVCGAPNVAAGQTVVLAPIGAELPLPDGKSLKMKKSKIRGVESFGMICAEDEIGLSDDHGGIMVLDDSIPAGTPFISLGLYDATFELNVTPNRPDALSHRGVARELAAKFNRPLKPLAFELKEDNSAEASSKIKLTVEPGAGCSRYVGRVIEDVQVGPSPSWLARLLKSVGLNSVNNVVDVTNFVLMDVGQPLHSFDMAKLSGAEVVVRKARAGEKIETLDHKEHELTTADLVICDGDKPSCVAGVMGGVESEITETTTKVFLESAWFNPTVVRKQAHRLCTSTDSSYRFERGIDYSMQREADDYACALIQQVAGGKVLKGTVEYTGDDHQKKPWVVSLRASRVTKVLGITLPEEDIIRYLTGIGLKHLGEMNFEIPPFRPDLEREVDLIEDVARLVGFDNIPYDVPSFKIKPNDLPAEEILGRKIRYALSALGLHECISLRFTSAANTAKVFGEPGDDPRSKPAKLLNALSEELGCVPTSLIPILLKSVADNEKNRPGSVRLFENGKAQFKNATRQDDRDPGFTEKPVLCAVIAGHYKMEALDDKPREVEFADIKGLAISLFKRLGLTVEIRAAEKPEVFLHPGKQAVIVCGNSVLGSIGVLHPAVQKAFDISYATALFEVDLEKVLKATEKKVIFTPFSRQGFMTRDISMMVAERMTNEAILQKLNAFKVKNLAKIELKSVYQGAGVQPGEKNMVYTFTYQSMTETLTDETVNKAHDKLREKLSADSEITLR; encoded by the coding sequence ATGAAAGTTTCTTTGAATTGGCTTCGCCGTCACGTGGATCTTCCGGAAAGTGCAGAAGATGTTGCAAAAGCATTAACTTCGATTGGTCTTGAAGTCGAAGGAATGGAAGAACCTGCGAAGCAATATGAAAAACTCGTCGTCGCAAAAGTTCTCACTTGTGAAGCGCATCCCGATAGCGATCATTTGCACATTACTACGGTGAACGATGGCAAGGAAACGTTGCAAGTTGTCTGCGGAGCGCCGAATGTTGCCGCGGGACAAACGGTGGTTTTGGCGCCGATCGGTGCAGAACTTCCTCTCCCCGATGGCAAGTCGCTCAAGATGAAAAAATCGAAAATCCGTGGCGTCGAAAGCTTCGGGATGATTTGCGCCGAAGATGAAATTGGACTTTCGGACGATCATGGTGGCATCATGGTCTTAGACGATTCAATTCCTGCGGGAACGCCGTTTATTTCTCTCGGACTTTACGATGCGACTTTTGAATTGAATGTTACGCCGAACCGTCCCGATGCACTTTCGCATCGCGGAGTTGCGCGTGAACTCGCTGCAAAATTTAACCGCCCGTTAAAGCCTCTCGCTTTTGAATTGAAAGAAGATAATTCCGCAGAAGCTTCGTCAAAAATCAAACTCACCGTAGAACCGGGCGCAGGTTGTTCGCGTTACGTCGGCCGCGTCATCGAAGATGTTCAGGTTGGACCTTCGCCGAGTTGGCTCGCACGCCTTCTCAAATCGGTGGGATTAAACAGCGTCAACAATGTCGTCGATGTGACGAATTTTGTGCTGATGGATGTGGGACAACCGCTCCATAGTTTTGATATGGCGAAACTTTCGGGCGCAGAAGTTGTCGTGCGCAAAGCAAGAGCTGGCGAAAAAATTGAAACCCTCGATCACAAAGAACATGAACTGACGACGGCGGATCTCGTGATTTGCGATGGCGATAAACCTTCTTGCGTTGCCGGTGTGATGGGCGGCGTCGAAAGTGAAATCACCGAAACGACGACGAAAGTTTTCCTCGAAAGCGCTTGGTTTAATCCGACTGTCGTGCGCAAACAAGCGCATCGCCTTTGCACTTCGACCGATTCCAGTTACCGCTTTGAACGCGGCATTGATTATTCGATGCAGCGCGAAGCTGACGATTACGCTTGCGCTTTAATTCAGCAAGTGGCCGGCGGTAAAGTGTTAAAAGGAACAGTGGAATATACCGGCGACGATCACCAGAAAAAGCCGTGGGTAGTAAGCCTCCGCGCTTCTCGTGTGACGAAAGTTTTGGGAATTACTCTCCCCGAAGAAGATATCATCCGTTACTTGACGGGCATCGGGCTCAAGCATCTCGGTGAAATGAATTTTGAAATTCCGCCGTTCCGTCCGGATCTCGAACGCGAAGTGGATTTGATTGAAGATGTCGCACGCCTTGTCGGCTTTGACAATATTCCTTACGATGTTCCGTCGTTCAAAATTAAGCCGAACGATCTCCCGGCCGAAGAAATTCTCGGACGTAAAATTCGTTATGCGCTTTCGGCTCTTGGTTTGCACGAATGCATTTCGCTTCGTTTTACGAGCGCTGCAAATACCGCAAAAGTTTTTGGCGAACCGGGCGATGATCCGCGCAGCAAGCCGGCAAAACTTTTGAACGCTCTTTCCGAAGAACTCGGCTGCGTTCCGACTTCTCTCATTCCGATTCTTCTCAAATCGGTGGCTGACAATGAAAAAAATCGCCCCGGTTCTGTGCGCCTTTTTGAAAACGGCAAAGCGCAATTTAAGAACGCCACTCGCCAAGATGACCGCGATCCGGGCTTTACCGAAAAGCCTGTTTTGTGCGCAGTCATCGCGGGCCATTACAAGATGGAAGCGCTCGATGATAAACCGCGCGAAGTCGAATTTGCAGACATTAAAGGTCTTGCCATTTCGCTCTTTAAGCGTCTCGGTTTGACGGTAGAAATTCGCGCAGCCGAAAAGCCCGAAGTCTTCTTGCACCCGGGAAAGCAAGCGGTAATCGTCTGCGGCAATTCCGTTCTCGGAAGCATCGGCGTTTTACATCCGGCGGTGCAGAAAGCGTTTGACATTAGCTACGCGACTGCGCTCTTCGAAGTCGATTTGGAAAAAGTTTTGAAGGCGACCGAAAAGAAGGTCATCTTTACGCCGTTCAGCCGCCAAGGATTTATGACCCGCGACATTTCGATGATGGTCGCAGAACGCATGACGAATGAAGCGATTTTGCAAAAATTGAATGCGTTCAAAGTCAAGAATTTGGCGAAGATTGAACTCAAGAGCGTTTACCAAGGTGCAGGCGTTCAACCGGGCGAAAAGAATATGGTTTACACGTTCACTTATCAGTCGATGACAGAAACCCTCACCGACGAAACCGTGAACAAGGCGCACGATAAGCTCCGCGAAAAACTTTCTGCGGATTCGGAAATCACTTTGCGTTAA